The following coding sequences are from one Anabas testudineus chromosome 16, fAnaTes1.2, whole genome shotgun sequence window:
- the LOC113169500 gene encoding uncharacterized protein LOC113169500 isoform X6: MAQGKDLLYKDLEENEPRLINDLKTTEHENVMDKVKVETLAIKKLLIETLNDLSFKKFWSLLELEKDFSLISRSRLKVTNTRDVVELIMETFGQESVEVTKKVLKKMNRTDLVQRLSVTEEKQWPTMIQRVEKMASDIELLLETLAELSNWELEKLNHELLSPIHCDDDDDGFSENMLVSHNMTNKEDIVFLMVKVFGQQSVMKTEKVLKKMRRTDLIQRLSVRGSAWKKKHSVDENQCELIQKVAMMAAVKEVLLETLSYLSSKELMKFRWFVQFTCFQKGLPLIPWRQLEWKNSAEIVNLMMETHGQRSVEVTTEVLMDMNRTDLVQCLSDTSSGLKKLPAETSKEEERCPALIQKVEMMVAVLDLLLETLGDFNESNISDFKREIYQCRPYYDYRLLTITDVEDTVFFMVEMYGQQSVEMTKDVLEKIKRKDLVKRLSCSSSAPRKKHPMDEQPSALIHKVATMAAVKQLLLEILDDLGEEDLNKFHEFLQWTVFQGDFSEAWWRHKGDNTKTVTLMMEIFGQKSVEVTKKICMDSKTTGLEELLSEIFFSSGRGVKHCLYNQGPALFMGRPATCDVKEILFYLSDRELATFKWLLQFMYFQKGFPQIPCDKQDRQTLMNLMVERHDQRCLEVIREILKDMDRADLVKHLPETSLEPKGKRHPKQVLQDIIGFPIIQRDRVVVGYREDDVKLIVERYSHQSETEQTTDISAEMMDFVEEQKSSVITSGSREKQWIGSTDHHSALHQDIFSLQDMNRTKVTQSSLESSSTLNDSATSFDLSAWKGIYIKPFYLQLLGSPMGRRMRFSEAYYDVVLYCKMNSASLALHVYVIPHHLFILQEVHKRELSNGYVEVQLSHSAMSLKIKSSFSRYGRNFHGFEVTVENPDGVFNLSLQRESITLWTSVIQKGRRIKKKDEKINSTSEACERVLQDPSHWTKLDPDVNRMQTDKTPTYSLQSEAGNFECSVSSLRWICKDKVTFKYQFCSWEEPMERMESMQYMPAGSLIDITVIAGKLDEVYLPHWICIEDNPTILDKFAVLHIEDCGDVVETVSGVTSSHVKLSEPVFSPRAVLMKVGFPVKINCNVLLYYKPNTTFLKLHVYLIPHDPALQQAVDEKEFSKGYEIIHKPRPDKYLKMQDSFNLSAKPDTARIQPEVATVCTRAFLYNRVNELHLDMLLYEDK, encoded by the exons ATGGCACAAG GAAAAGATCTTCTTTACAAAGATCTTGAAGAAAATGAGCCACGTCTTATCAACGATCTCAAGACAACAGAGCATGAAAATGTAATGGATAAAGTGAAA GTTGAAACATTGGCGATTAAGAAGCTGCTGATAGAAACACTTAATGATCTGAGTTTCAAGAAATTCTGGTCTCTCCTTGAGCTGGAGAAAGATTTCTCACTCATCTCAAGGAGCCGACTTAAAGTGACAAACACGCGGGATGTAGTGGAGCTGATTATGGAGACGTTTGGCCAAGAGAGTGTGGAGGTGACcaaaaaggttttaaagaaGATGAACAGGACTGATCTGGTGCAGAGATTATCAGTAACAGAAG AAAAACAGTGGCCTACAATGATCCAAAGA GTTGAAAAAATGGCATCTGATATAGAGCTGCTTTTGGAAACGCTGGCAGAGTTGAGTAATTGGGAGCTTGAAAAGCTGAACCATGAGCTCCTGAGTCCAAttcactgtgatgatgatgatgatggtttctCAGAGAACATGTTGGTGTCACATAACATGACAAACAAGGAggacattgtgtttttaatggtgaAGGTTTTTGGCCAACAGTCTGTGATGAAGACAGAGAAGGTTTTAAAGAAGATGCGCAGAACTGATCTCATACAGAGACTGTCAGTCAGAGGTTCAGCATGGAAAA AAAAGCATTCTGTGGATGAAAACCAGTGTGAATTGATCCAAAAA GTGGCGATGATGGCGGCTGTTAAAGAAGTGCTTTTGGAAACACTGTCGTATTTGAGTAGTAAGGAGCTTATGAAATTCAGGTGGTTTGTGCAGTTCACTTGCTTTCAGAAGGGTCTTCCATTAATCCCATGGAGGCAACTGGAATGGAAAAACAGTGCAGAAATAGTGAATCTCATGATGGAAACACATGGTCAACGGTCGGTGGAGGTGACCACAGAGGTTCTCATGGACATGAACAGAACTGATCTGGTGCAGTGCCTCTCAGACACCAGCTCAGGACTCAAAA aattgccagctgaaacatccAAAGAAGAAG AACGCTGCCCTGCACTGATCCAGAAG GTAGAAATGATGGTGGCTGTTTTAGATCTGCTTTTGGAAACACTGGGTGATTTCAACGAAAGCAACATCAGTGACTTCAAGCGGGAAATTTACCAGTGCAGACCTTACTATGACTACAGGCTACTGACAATAACAGATGTGGAggacacagtgttttttatggtGGAGATGTATGGCCAACAGTCTGTGGAGATGACCAAGGATGTTTTAGAGAAGATCAAGAGGAAAGATCTTGTGAAGAGGCTGTCATGTAGCAGCTCAGCACCACGAA AAAAACATCCCATGGATGAACAGCCATCTGCATTAATCCACAAA GTGGCAACAATGGCCGCAGTTAAACAGCTGCTTTTGGAAATCCTGGATGATTTGGGTGAAGAGGACCTCAATAAATTCCACGAGTTCCTTCAGTGGACTGTCTTCCAGGGGGACTTCTCagaagcatggtggaggcacAAAGgagacaacacaaaaacagtaacTTTGATGATGGAGATATTTGGCCAGAAGTCTGTGGAGGTGACTAAGAAGATTTGCATGGACTCAAAAACGACTGGTCTGGAAGAACTGTTGTCAGAGATCTTCTTCAGCTCAGGAAGAGGAG TGAAACACTGTTTGTATAACCAAGGACCTGCACTGTTTATGGGG AGACCAGCGACATGTGATGTTAAAGAGatactgttttatttgagtGACAGGGAACTCGCAACATTCAAGTGGTTGCTACAGTTCATGTACTTCCAGAAGGGTTTCCCACAAATCCCTTGTgacaaacaagacagacaaaCCCTAATGAATCTGATGGTGGAGAGACATGACCAGCGGTGTCTGGAAGTGATCAGGGAGATTTTGAAGGACATGGACAGAGCTGATCTAGTAAAACACTTACCAGAGACCAGCTTAGAGCCCAAAG GAAAACGTCATCCTAAACAGGTTCTGCAA GATATTATTGGTTTCCCAATAATCCAAAGAGACAGAGTGGTTGTGGGGTACAGGGAAGACGATGTGAAGCTGATCGTGGAGAGATACAGTCACCAGAGCGAAACAGAACAAACCACAGACATTTCAGCTGAGATGATGGATTTTGTGGAAGAGCAGAAATCGTCAGTCATCACATCTGGTTCCAGAG AGAAACAATGGATAGGATCCACAGATCATCATTCTGCATTGCACCAGGAT attttttcacTTCAGGACATGAACAGGACTAAAGTAACGCAGAGCTCACTGGAGTCCAGCTCAACTCTCAATG ACAGCGCTACAAGTTTTGACCTTTCTGCCTGGAAAGGCATTTACATCAAACCATTTTATCTTCAGTTACTCGGATCACCTATGGGTCGCCGGATGAGGTTTTCAGAAGCCTACTATGATGTTGTTCTATATTGTAAGATGAACTCAGCTTCCCTGGCACTCCATGTGTATGTGATTCCACATCATCTTTTTATATTACAG GAAGTTCACAAGAGAGAATTGTCTAATGGATACGTTGAAGTCCAACTGTCACACTCGGCAATGTCCCTGAAAATCAAG TCATCATTTTCCAGATATGGCAGAAACTTTCATGGCTTTGAGGTGACTGTTGAAAATCCAGACGGTGTCTTCAACCTCTCACTTCAGAGGGAATCAATAACACTGTGGACGTCTGTAATTCAAAAAG GgagaagaattaaaaaaaaggatgaaaaaataaacagtacatcTGAAGCTTGTGAGCGTGTTCTg CAGGACCCCAGTCACTGGACTAAACTTGATCCCGATGTAAACAGAATGCAGACTGACAAGACTCCAACCTACAG CCTTCAGTCTGAGGCTGGAAACTTTGAATGCAGTGTCTCTAGTTTACGTTGGATCTGTAAGGACAAGGTCACCTTCAAATACCAGTTTTGTTCTTGGGAGGAACCCATGGAGAGGATGGAAAGTATGCAGTACATGCCTGCAGGTTCACTGATAGACATCACAGTCATTGCTGGGAAGTTAGATGAAGTGTACCTGCCACACTGGATCTGCATTG AAGACAACCCAACAATATTAGACAAGTTCGCTGTCCTACACATAGAGGACTGTGGAGATGTTGTGGAAACAGTGTCTGGAGTCACTTCATCACACGTGAAGTTATCTGAGCCAGTTTTCTCTCCAAGAGCAGTTCTGATGAAAGTCGGCTTtcctgttaaaataaactgcaaTGTGTTGTTATACTACAAACCCAACACAACGTTCCTCAAACTGCATGTCTATCTGATCCCACATGATCCTGCACTACAACAG gcAGTGGACGAAAAGGAGTTCTCCAAAGGTTATGAAATAATCCATAAGCCACGTCCAGACAAGTATCTGAAAATGCAGGATAGTTTCAATCTTTCAGCGAAACCAGACACAGCCAGAATTCAACCAGAG GTCGCCACAGTATGTACACGTGCATTTCTATATAATAGAGTCAATGAGTTGCATCTGGATATGTTGCTGTACGAAGATAAATGA
- the LOC113169500 gene encoding uncharacterized protein LOC113169500 isoform X1 yields MAQGKDLLYKDLEENEPRLINDLKTTEHENVMDKVKVETLAIKKLLIETLNDLSFKKFWSLLELEKDFSLISRSRLKVTNTRDVVELIMETFGQESVEVTKKVLKKMNRTDLVQRLSVTEEKQWPTMIQRVEKMASDIELLLETLAELSNWELEKLNHELLSPIHCDDDDDGFSENMLVSHNMTNKEDIVFLMVKVFGQQSVMKTEKVLKKMRRTDLIQRLSVRGSAWKKKHSVDENQCELIQKVAMMAAVKEVLLETLSYLSSKELMKFRWFVQFTCFQKGLPLIPWRQLEWKNSAEIVNLMMETHGQRSVEVTTEVLMDMNRTDLVQCLSDTSSGLKKLPAETSKEEERCPALIQKVEMMVAVLDLLLETLGDFNESNISDFKREIYQCRPYYDYRLLTITDVEDTVFFMVEMYGQQSVEMTKDVLEKIKRKDLVKRLSCSSSAPRKKHPMDEQPSALIHKVATMAAVKQLLLEILDDLGEEDLNKFHEFLQWTVFQGDFSEAWWRHKGDNTKTVTLMMEIFGQKSVEVTKKICMDSKTTGLEELLSEIFFSSGRGVKHCLYNQGPALFMGRPATCDVKEILFYLSDRELATFKWLLQFMYFQKGFPQIPCDKQDRQTLMNLMVERHDQRCLEVIREILKDMDRADLVKHLPETSLEPKGKRHPKQVLQDIIGFPIIQRDRVVVGYREDDVKLIVERYSHQSETEQTTDISAEMMDFVEEQKSSVITSGSREKQWIGSTDHHSALHQDIFSLQDMNRTKVTQSSLESSSTLNDSATSFDLSAWKGIYIKPFYLQLLGSPMGRRMRFSEAYYDVVLYCKMNSASLALHVYVIPHHLFILQEVHKRELSNGYVEVQLSHSAMSLKIKSSFSRYGRNFHGFEVTVENPDGVFNLSLQRESITLWTSVIQKGRRIKKKDEKINSTSEACERVLQDPSHWTKLDPDVNRMQTDKTPTYSLQSEAGNFECSVSSLRWICKDKVTFKYQFCSWEEPMERMESMQYMPAGSLIDITVIAGKLDEVYLPHWICIEDNPTILDKFAVLHIEDCGDVVETVSGVTSSHVKLSEPVFSPRAVLMKVGFPVKINCNVLLYYKPNTTFLKLHVYLIPHDPALQQAVDEKEFSKGYEIIHKPRPDKYLKMQDSFNLSAKPDTARIQPEKITLRYDSQDPNFYEVFIENPDKNFCLTLSSNCRKKAEPVWTCEIRKDDYSNPGLLKESDEHRSSLVQKAETKTPVSEKLLEMLEQLTQEEFEKFKWYLYK; encoded by the exons ATGGCACAAG GAAAAGATCTTCTTTACAAAGATCTTGAAGAAAATGAGCCACGTCTTATCAACGATCTCAAGACAACAGAGCATGAAAATGTAATGGATAAAGTGAAA GTTGAAACATTGGCGATTAAGAAGCTGCTGATAGAAACACTTAATGATCTGAGTTTCAAGAAATTCTGGTCTCTCCTTGAGCTGGAGAAAGATTTCTCACTCATCTCAAGGAGCCGACTTAAAGTGACAAACACGCGGGATGTAGTGGAGCTGATTATGGAGACGTTTGGCCAAGAGAGTGTGGAGGTGACcaaaaaggttttaaagaaGATGAACAGGACTGATCTGGTGCAGAGATTATCAGTAACAGAAG AAAAACAGTGGCCTACAATGATCCAAAGA GTTGAAAAAATGGCATCTGATATAGAGCTGCTTTTGGAAACGCTGGCAGAGTTGAGTAATTGGGAGCTTGAAAAGCTGAACCATGAGCTCCTGAGTCCAAttcactgtgatgatgatgatgatggtttctCAGAGAACATGTTGGTGTCACATAACATGACAAACAAGGAggacattgtgtttttaatggtgaAGGTTTTTGGCCAACAGTCTGTGATGAAGACAGAGAAGGTTTTAAAGAAGATGCGCAGAACTGATCTCATACAGAGACTGTCAGTCAGAGGTTCAGCATGGAAAA AAAAGCATTCTGTGGATGAAAACCAGTGTGAATTGATCCAAAAA GTGGCGATGATGGCGGCTGTTAAAGAAGTGCTTTTGGAAACACTGTCGTATTTGAGTAGTAAGGAGCTTATGAAATTCAGGTGGTTTGTGCAGTTCACTTGCTTTCAGAAGGGTCTTCCATTAATCCCATGGAGGCAACTGGAATGGAAAAACAGTGCAGAAATAGTGAATCTCATGATGGAAACACATGGTCAACGGTCGGTGGAGGTGACCACAGAGGTTCTCATGGACATGAACAGAACTGATCTGGTGCAGTGCCTCTCAGACACCAGCTCAGGACTCAAAA aattgccagctgaaacatccAAAGAAGAAG AACGCTGCCCTGCACTGATCCAGAAG GTAGAAATGATGGTGGCTGTTTTAGATCTGCTTTTGGAAACACTGGGTGATTTCAACGAAAGCAACATCAGTGACTTCAAGCGGGAAATTTACCAGTGCAGACCTTACTATGACTACAGGCTACTGACAATAACAGATGTGGAggacacagtgttttttatggtGGAGATGTATGGCCAACAGTCTGTGGAGATGACCAAGGATGTTTTAGAGAAGATCAAGAGGAAAGATCTTGTGAAGAGGCTGTCATGTAGCAGCTCAGCACCACGAA AAAAACATCCCATGGATGAACAGCCATCTGCATTAATCCACAAA GTGGCAACAATGGCCGCAGTTAAACAGCTGCTTTTGGAAATCCTGGATGATTTGGGTGAAGAGGACCTCAATAAATTCCACGAGTTCCTTCAGTGGACTGTCTTCCAGGGGGACTTCTCagaagcatggtggaggcacAAAGgagacaacacaaaaacagtaacTTTGATGATGGAGATATTTGGCCAGAAGTCTGTGGAGGTGACTAAGAAGATTTGCATGGACTCAAAAACGACTGGTCTGGAAGAACTGTTGTCAGAGATCTTCTTCAGCTCAGGAAGAGGAG TGAAACACTGTTTGTATAACCAAGGACCTGCACTGTTTATGGGG AGACCAGCGACATGTGATGTTAAAGAGatactgttttatttgagtGACAGGGAACTCGCAACATTCAAGTGGTTGCTACAGTTCATGTACTTCCAGAAGGGTTTCCCACAAATCCCTTGTgacaaacaagacagacaaaCCCTAATGAATCTGATGGTGGAGAGACATGACCAGCGGTGTCTGGAAGTGATCAGGGAGATTTTGAAGGACATGGACAGAGCTGATCTAGTAAAACACTTACCAGAGACCAGCTTAGAGCCCAAAG GAAAACGTCATCCTAAACAGGTTCTGCAA GATATTATTGGTTTCCCAATAATCCAAAGAGACAGAGTGGTTGTGGGGTACAGGGAAGACGATGTGAAGCTGATCGTGGAGAGATACAGTCACCAGAGCGAAACAGAACAAACCACAGACATTTCAGCTGAGATGATGGATTTTGTGGAAGAGCAGAAATCGTCAGTCATCACATCTGGTTCCAGAG AGAAACAATGGATAGGATCCACAGATCATCATTCTGCATTGCACCAGGAT attttttcacTTCAGGACATGAACAGGACTAAAGTAACGCAGAGCTCACTGGAGTCCAGCTCAACTCTCAATG ACAGCGCTACAAGTTTTGACCTTTCTGCCTGGAAAGGCATTTACATCAAACCATTTTATCTTCAGTTACTCGGATCACCTATGGGTCGCCGGATGAGGTTTTCAGAAGCCTACTATGATGTTGTTCTATATTGTAAGATGAACTCAGCTTCCCTGGCACTCCATGTGTATGTGATTCCACATCATCTTTTTATATTACAG GAAGTTCACAAGAGAGAATTGTCTAATGGATACGTTGAAGTCCAACTGTCACACTCGGCAATGTCCCTGAAAATCAAG TCATCATTTTCCAGATATGGCAGAAACTTTCATGGCTTTGAGGTGACTGTTGAAAATCCAGACGGTGTCTTCAACCTCTCACTTCAGAGGGAATCAATAACACTGTGGACGTCTGTAATTCAAAAAG GgagaagaattaaaaaaaaggatgaaaaaataaacagtacatcTGAAGCTTGTGAGCGTGTTCTg CAGGACCCCAGTCACTGGACTAAACTTGATCCCGATGTAAACAGAATGCAGACTGACAAGACTCCAACCTACAG CCTTCAGTCTGAGGCTGGAAACTTTGAATGCAGTGTCTCTAGTTTACGTTGGATCTGTAAGGACAAGGTCACCTTCAAATACCAGTTTTGTTCTTGGGAGGAACCCATGGAGAGGATGGAAAGTATGCAGTACATGCCTGCAGGTTCACTGATAGACATCACAGTCATTGCTGGGAAGTTAGATGAAGTGTACCTGCCACACTGGATCTGCATTG AAGACAACCCAACAATATTAGACAAGTTCGCTGTCCTACACATAGAGGACTGTGGAGATGTTGTGGAAACAGTGTCTGGAGTCACTTCATCACACGTGAAGTTATCTGAGCCAGTTTTCTCTCCAAGAGCAGTTCTGATGAAAGTCGGCTTtcctgttaaaataaactgcaaTGTGTTGTTATACTACAAACCCAACACAACGTTCCTCAAACTGCATGTCTATCTGATCCCACATGATCCTGCACTACAACAG gcAGTGGACGAAAAGGAGTTCTCCAAAGGTTATGAAATAATCCATAAGCCACGTCCAGACAAGTATCTGAAAATGCAGGATAGTTTCAATCTTTCAGCGAAACCAGACACAGCCAGAATTCAACCAGAG aaaataacctTAAGGTATGACAGCCAAGACCCAAATTTCTATGAGGTCTTCATTGAGAATCCAGACAAGAACTTCTGCCTCACACTCTCATCCAATTGCAGGAAAAAGGCTGAACCAGTGTGGACCTGTGAAATTCGAAAAG ATGACTATTCAAACCCAGGGCTGTTAAAAG AGAGTGATGAACACCGCTCTTCCCTGGTTCAGAAA GCAGAAACTAAGACACCAGTTAGTGAGAAACTTTTGGAAATGTTGGAACAATTAACACAGGAAGAGTTCGAAAAATTCAAATGGTACCTGTACAAGTGA
- the LOC113169500 gene encoding uncharacterized protein LOC113169500 isoform X2: protein MAQGKDLLYKDLEENEPRLINDLKTTEHENVMDKVKVETLAIKKLLIETLNDLSFKKFWSLLELEKDFSLISRSRLKVTNTRDVVELIMETFGQESVEVTKKVLKKMNRTDLVQRLSVTEEKQWPTMIQRVEKMASDIELLLETLAELSNWELEKLNHELLSPIHCDDDDDGFSENMLVSHNMTNKEDIVFLMVKVFGQQSVMKTEKVLKKMRRTDLIQRLSVRGSAWKKKHSVDENQCELIQKVAMMAAVKEVLLETLSYLSSKELMKFRWFVQFTCFQKGLPLIPWRQLEWKNSAEIVNLMMETHGQRSVEVTTEVLMDMNRTDLVQCLSDTSSGLKKLPAETSKEEERCPALIQKVEMMVAVLDLLLETLGDFNESNISDFKREIYQCRPYYDYRLLTITDVEDTVFFMVEMYGQQSVEMTKDVLEKIKRKDLVKRLSCSSSAPRKKHPMDEQPSALIHKVATMAAVKQLLLEILDDLGEEDLNKFHEFLQWTVFQGDFSEAWWRHKGDNTKTVTLMMEIFGQKSVEVTKKICMDSKTTGLEELLSEIFFSSGRGVKHCLYNQGPALFMGRPATCDVKEILFYLSDRELATFKWLLQFMYFQKGFPQIPCDKQDRQTLMNLMVERHDQRCLEVIREILKDMDRADLVKHLPETSLEPKGKRHPKQVLQDIIGFPIIQRDRVVVGYREDDVKLIVERYSHQSETEQTTDISAEMMDFVEEQKSSVITSGSREKQWIGSTDHHSALHQDIFSLQDMNRTKVTQSSLESSSTLNDSATSFDLSAWKGIYIKPFYLQLLGSPMGRRMRFSEAYYDVVLYCKMNSASLALHVYVIPHHLFILQEVHKRELSNGYVEVQLSHSAMSLKIKSSFSRYGRNFHGFEVTVENPDGVFNLSLQRESITLWTSVIQKGRRIKKKDEKINSTSEACERVLDPSHWTKLDPDVNRMQTDKTPTYSLQSEAGNFECSVSSLRWICKDKVTFKYQFCSWEEPMERMESMQYMPAGSLIDITVIAGKLDEVYLPHWICIEDNPTILDKFAVLHIEDCGDVVETVSGVTSSHVKLSEPVFSPRAVLMKVGFPVKINCNVLLYYKPNTTFLKLHVYLIPHDPALQQAVDEKEFSKGYEIIHKPRPDKYLKMQDSFNLSAKPDTARIQPEKITLRYDSQDPNFYEVFIENPDKNFCLTLSSNCRKKAEPVWTCEIRKDDYSNPGLLKESDEHRSSLVQKAETKTPVSEKLLEMLEQLTQEEFEKFKWYLYK from the exons ATGGCACAAG GAAAAGATCTTCTTTACAAAGATCTTGAAGAAAATGAGCCACGTCTTATCAACGATCTCAAGACAACAGAGCATGAAAATGTAATGGATAAAGTGAAA GTTGAAACATTGGCGATTAAGAAGCTGCTGATAGAAACACTTAATGATCTGAGTTTCAAGAAATTCTGGTCTCTCCTTGAGCTGGAGAAAGATTTCTCACTCATCTCAAGGAGCCGACTTAAAGTGACAAACACGCGGGATGTAGTGGAGCTGATTATGGAGACGTTTGGCCAAGAGAGTGTGGAGGTGACcaaaaaggttttaaagaaGATGAACAGGACTGATCTGGTGCAGAGATTATCAGTAACAGAAG AAAAACAGTGGCCTACAATGATCCAAAGA GTTGAAAAAATGGCATCTGATATAGAGCTGCTTTTGGAAACGCTGGCAGAGTTGAGTAATTGGGAGCTTGAAAAGCTGAACCATGAGCTCCTGAGTCCAAttcactgtgatgatgatgatgatggtttctCAGAGAACATGTTGGTGTCACATAACATGACAAACAAGGAggacattgtgtttttaatggtgaAGGTTTTTGGCCAACAGTCTGTGATGAAGACAGAGAAGGTTTTAAAGAAGATGCGCAGAACTGATCTCATACAGAGACTGTCAGTCAGAGGTTCAGCATGGAAAA AAAAGCATTCTGTGGATGAAAACCAGTGTGAATTGATCCAAAAA GTGGCGATGATGGCGGCTGTTAAAGAAGTGCTTTTGGAAACACTGTCGTATTTGAGTAGTAAGGAGCTTATGAAATTCAGGTGGTTTGTGCAGTTCACTTGCTTTCAGAAGGGTCTTCCATTAATCCCATGGAGGCAACTGGAATGGAAAAACAGTGCAGAAATAGTGAATCTCATGATGGAAACACATGGTCAACGGTCGGTGGAGGTGACCACAGAGGTTCTCATGGACATGAACAGAACTGATCTGGTGCAGTGCCTCTCAGACACCAGCTCAGGACTCAAAA aattgccagctgaaacatccAAAGAAGAAG AACGCTGCCCTGCACTGATCCAGAAG GTAGAAATGATGGTGGCTGTTTTAGATCTGCTTTTGGAAACACTGGGTGATTTCAACGAAAGCAACATCAGTGACTTCAAGCGGGAAATTTACCAGTGCAGACCTTACTATGACTACAGGCTACTGACAATAACAGATGTGGAggacacagtgttttttatggtGGAGATGTATGGCCAACAGTCTGTGGAGATGACCAAGGATGTTTTAGAGAAGATCAAGAGGAAAGATCTTGTGAAGAGGCTGTCATGTAGCAGCTCAGCACCACGAA AAAAACATCCCATGGATGAACAGCCATCTGCATTAATCCACAAA GTGGCAACAATGGCCGCAGTTAAACAGCTGCTTTTGGAAATCCTGGATGATTTGGGTGAAGAGGACCTCAATAAATTCCACGAGTTCCTTCAGTGGACTGTCTTCCAGGGGGACTTCTCagaagcatggtggaggcacAAAGgagacaacacaaaaacagtaacTTTGATGATGGAGATATTTGGCCAGAAGTCTGTGGAGGTGACTAAGAAGATTTGCATGGACTCAAAAACGACTGGTCTGGAAGAACTGTTGTCAGAGATCTTCTTCAGCTCAGGAAGAGGAG TGAAACACTGTTTGTATAACCAAGGACCTGCACTGTTTATGGGG AGACCAGCGACATGTGATGTTAAAGAGatactgttttatttgagtGACAGGGAACTCGCAACATTCAAGTGGTTGCTACAGTTCATGTACTTCCAGAAGGGTTTCCCACAAATCCCTTGTgacaaacaagacagacaaaCCCTAATGAATCTGATGGTGGAGAGACATGACCAGCGGTGTCTGGAAGTGATCAGGGAGATTTTGAAGGACATGGACAGAGCTGATCTAGTAAAACACTTACCAGAGACCAGCTTAGAGCCCAAAG GAAAACGTCATCCTAAACAGGTTCTGCAA GATATTATTGGTTTCCCAATAATCCAAAGAGACAGAGTGGTTGTGGGGTACAGGGAAGACGATGTGAAGCTGATCGTGGAGAGATACAGTCACCAGAGCGAAACAGAACAAACCACAGACATTTCAGCTGAGATGATGGATTTTGTGGAAGAGCAGAAATCGTCAGTCATCACATCTGGTTCCAGAG AGAAACAATGGATAGGATCCACAGATCATCATTCTGCATTGCACCAGGAT attttttcacTTCAGGACATGAACAGGACTAAAGTAACGCAGAGCTCACTGGAGTCCAGCTCAACTCTCAATG ACAGCGCTACAAGTTTTGACCTTTCTGCCTGGAAAGGCATTTACATCAAACCATTTTATCTTCAGTTACTCGGATCACCTATGGGTCGCCGGATGAGGTTTTCAGAAGCCTACTATGATGTTGTTCTATATTGTAAGATGAACTCAGCTTCCCTGGCACTCCATGTGTATGTGATTCCACATCATCTTTTTATATTACAG GAAGTTCACAAGAGAGAATTGTCTAATGGATACGTTGAAGTCCAACTGTCACACTCGGCAATGTCCCTGAAAATCAAG TCATCATTTTCCAGATATGGCAGAAACTTTCATGGCTTTGAGGTGACTGTTGAAAATCCAGACGGTGTCTTCAACCTCTCACTTCAGAGGGAATCAATAACACTGTGGACGTCTGTAATTCAAAAAG GgagaagaattaaaaaaaaggatgaaaaaataaacagtacatcTGAAGCTTGTGAGCGTGTTCTg GACCCCAGTCACTGGACTAAACTTGATCCCGATGTAAACAGAATGCAGACTGACAAGACTCCAACCTACAG CCTTCAGTCTGAGGCTGGAAACTTTGAATGCAGTGTCTCTAGTTTACGTTGGATCTGTAAGGACAAGGTCACCTTCAAATACCAGTTTTGTTCTTGGGAGGAACCCATGGAGAGGATGGAAAGTATGCAGTACATGCCTGCAGGTTCACTGATAGACATCACAGTCATTGCTGGGAAGTTAGATGAAGTGTACCTGCCACACTGGATCTGCATTG AAGACAACCCAACAATATTAGACAAGTTCGCTGTCCTACACATAGAGGACTGTGGAGATGTTGTGGAAACAGTGTCTGGAGTCACTTCATCACACGTGAAGTTATCTGAGCCAGTTTTCTCTCCAAGAGCAGTTCTGATGAAAGTCGGCTTtcctgttaaaataaactgcaaTGTGTTGTTATACTACAAACCCAACACAACGTTCCTCAAACTGCATGTCTATCTGATCCCACATGATCCTGCACTACAACAG gcAGTGGACGAAAAGGAGTTCTCCAAAGGTTATGAAATAATCCATAAGCCACGTCCAGACAAGTATCTGAAAATGCAGGATAGTTTCAATCTTTCAGCGAAACCAGACACAGCCAGAATTCAACCAGAG aaaataacctTAAGGTATGACAGCCAAGACCCAAATTTCTATGAGGTCTTCATTGAGAATCCAGACAAGAACTTCTGCCTCACACTCTCATCCAATTGCAGGAAAAAGGCTGAACCAGTGTGGACCTGTGAAATTCGAAAAG ATGACTATTCAAACCCAGGGCTGTTAAAAG AGAGTGATGAACACCGCTCTTCCCTGGTTCAGAAA GCAGAAACTAAGACACCAGTTAGTGAGAAACTTTTGGAAATGTTGGAACAATTAACACAGGAAGAGTTCGAAAAATTCAAATGGTACCTGTACAAGTGA